The following nucleotide sequence is from Aneurinibacillus soli.
GTCGACTGACCTAAATCCCCGATCTGACTCCGTAATTTCTCAGGCTCTCTACTTAGCGCCCGCGCAGGTACGCCAAGATCAATCAAACGTTTCAAAAGTGCACTGCCGATTATACTTGTTGCTCCAATTATAACAATCATCTTCTATCTCCTCCGTTAACCGAAAAATTTTTAGTGATGGTAAGGCGCCATCGCCATGTTACTGTCGTGCTTGCGATCGTTGCAGATAGTGGGAAATCGGTCCAAACACGACCGAACCAGACTAAGTGATCGCTCGGATTAAAAATTTCTAGTAAACCAGATGTCACCCATGCCGCGAATAGACCAAGCAGGGCCCCTGTCAGCGGTGACCAATCCCCCTATACTTGCCATAATGGCAGGAGCAGCATATGCCATTACAACTTCACGCCACAGCACAAAATTCTTTGCATCAGAACCCGTAGCTTTGGCATCACAAATACCTTCTGTATTATTCTGATAGTTCATCTTGTTTATTTCGTTACTCCTTTCTTCTTTATAAATAGTTTAGTAGTTGCTTTCACCGCCATATGATTAGGTCCCTAATTATATGGCAGTGAAAATGGGCTAGTTTCACTAGCCCGTTCTACTCTTTCCTGGTGCATTACTTTGATTCGCCTGATTCATCCGTAAGTGCTGAGATACCTTGTGTAACTCTGCCTAGCAGGTCGAGAAATACGCTACGCTCTTCGATACTGAGTAAGCCCACCATTGCTTCTAGACGAGCAAAATGCTCAGGAGCCATTTCGCAGAGCTTCTTTCTCCCTTCCTTCGTCAAAATAACCGATTTCTGACGGCCATCTTCTGAACTGGTTCGACGGGATACTAGACCATCTCGCTCAAGAGTGTCGATAAGACCTGTCACTGTAGCACGTGTAACACCTAGATGTTCGGCTAATTGCGAGGGCAGCTCCTCTCCTTCGTTGTCTTCAAGGTCTGCCAGTAAACGATATCGCCCTGTCGATAAGCCGAATCTGGAGAAATGAATCTCCGCAGCATGTCCAAGCTTGGCTCCCGCTGCCATTAGCCTAGACGCGACGAGTATAGCCTGTGCATCTACATCTAGGTTATAGCGTTCAATCTGACGCTTAGATTGTATAAGTGAGGGAGTAGCGTCAATGTCATTTGTTCCTTTATTATCGTTGGTCATGTATATAGTATGGATCCTAACTAATTTTGCGTCAACATATTTTTTAACACACCTTCAATTTTAAGGTTTCGTTCTCACCAATGTAATAAAGTCAATAGTAACTGGTTCAACACCCTCCGCTCGAAGTCTTGAGTTAATCTGTCCTCGATGATACTGACCATGCAAGGCTACATGAGTTAAAATATCCCGTACAGAATTCGTAAATTCTTTTCCTTTACTATTTGTGTAGGATATTATTTTGTCTAAGTCAGTATTCGCTACATTAGTAAGAAACGCTGTAAAACTCTCTTCATTTTGTTTAACAAGTTCTGCACAAACTTCTATATCGATCTCCGACCAGATGGGAAGTTGTGAGCTGTCCGATCCTTGTAATCTAGTGATCCATACTTTTTCTGCAAGAAGAATGTGGGAAAAGTACTGCCTCCCTCGCTGATTTTCATCTTCAATACTTTGCAAGGTTTCAAGAATACGTCGGTTAGCCCAATTTAGGTGCTCATACATCTTTTGAATCGTTTTCAACGAGAATCCCCCTTCGTTTATTTCATCATAGCAAAGTAATTCTTTCTTCTATGATGCAGTCTATCATGATAATTTTATAACTATACACATTACCGTATAACAATTTAAGGTGGGCCGCATGATGAATATAGAATATTTAGATAATTTTTTAGAAGCTGTTACTACTAAAAGCATTTCTAAAGCCAGTGAAAAACTAAATCTAACACATACTGCTCTAAGCAAGCAAATACGGAGAGTAGAAGACTATTTTGGTGTGGACCTGGTTTCGCGATCGCCTTTCGGTATAGAATTAACCGAAGCTGGATCGGTGTTATTTAGACGAATACAGCCGCTTCTTGCCGAGTTAAAAGCCATTGAGCTAGAATTACAAAAATATGCAGAAAAGAAAGTAATCTCTTTAGGTACGATTCCAAGCCTAGCTGCTTATTATTTGCCCGAAAAAATTGTATCCTTAAAGGAAAAAGGGATCGAAATAGAAATCACTGTGCGAAATACATCTGAAGAAATAGTAAACTTGTTACAATCAAAGATTATTGACACAGCAGTAATTGAACGTTTGCCTACCCATAAATCTTTTTGGACTCATGATCTTTTTGATGACCCTTTTTATGTTATTTTCCCTAAAAACCACCCTTATGTCACTAAAGATTCAGTTGCATTGCCTGAGCTGGTTAATGAACCTTTTGTTGTATATCCTGCAAATTGTACGATCAGAAAAACGATTACAAACAACTTAGCAAAACATCATATCACACCCAAAATCGGGGTAGAAGTAGACTTTGGTGAGTTTATTCCCGGTTACGTTGCAGCAGGTGCAGGGATCGCCATTCTTCCTAAACTTGCTGCTGAGCATTTGGGACATGATACGCTAAAAACGATTTCGATTACAGATGTAAATGCTAAGCGAATCATTACACTACTATCTGCTTCGGAAAAAACCGGGAGGCTACTTCTACAAAGCTTCAAATAAATTCTTCTATACATCTCATTCATTTGTTTTTTCGTTTCCAAACAATCGAAATGAAACATACGGATAATGTCCATAGCGTATCGCCATCTCTCGTTCAAATAACGTCATTCGCTCAATCGTTCGGTTATTTTTCAACACTCCTCCATCAAAAACCCGAAACGGTAGCGGCTCCAATAATGTAATAACTGTTTGCCGCGACTCTTCGTGATCAGATGTCACATATACATCGCTTTCTAAACCATTGTGAAGCGGATTATCGAAAATTTTGAAAAAGGTATTTTTGAATGCGCCCACTACTTTTGTGTCTGGGATTACTTTTTGCAGTTCTTCCGCAGCAGAGGTGCCCCATTCTGTAGTAAAATCACTGAAATCTTCTGTAAACGGGTTTACGATATCTACCAAAATTTTATTGGCCAGCTTTTTCTTGTTTTCTTCTGCAAAGGGTAAAAGGTCTCTAAACCAGAGAGAGTGGATAATAATATCAGCCTCTAAAGCTTCCTCATAGGTAGCAGATTGAACACCTTCACACTTTAGTTCATTTATTAAATGGTTTACTTTTACTGGTGTCCGGGAACCCCAGATGATTCCCTTAATGTGTGGCGACAAAACTTTAATTAACCCTTGCCCCATCCGGCCTGTTCCTAGCAAACTTACCTTCATTTTTATACCCCCCTTTTCGACATGGTTAAATTGTAACAAGTATTTTAGCCATGTGGAATTTCCTCTATTATTTATGGTTGAAACAAAAAGTTTCATCCTAACTGTAAGCTAGAACTGTATCTATTTCCCGATATATCAGAGACCGCCCCACTTCCCAGCCACAAGCTAGTACACGGTATCAAAACGAAAATTTCAACTGCTCATACACCTGTGCCGTTAAGTTGCTGAGTCGAATCCCAAACAAGCGAATCGGACGATCCGAAAAATGCAACTCATATGTATGCATGGCTATTCGGTAAATATCATCCGCACGATCTGTTGGCACTTCCAGTGTGATGCTGCGAGAAACAGCCTGGCGATAATCGAACTTCACCTCTACCGAGACCGTCGCGGCTCGTTTATGTTGGCGCTGCACTTTCTCGGCCAGCTTGTGGCTAAACTCACGAGCCGTTTGCTCAATCAACGACCGCTCCATCGTATCGACCGCAAACGTACGAGAAGAGCCGATGCTTTTCTCCCCCTTCTTCCGCTCTGGATTAACCGGGGACACATACGCTCCCCATGCTGCCTTATACAAATACTCACCCTTTTTCCCGAACCATTGCTGTAAGTCTTCTAATGGGCGAGCCGCCAATTGTCCGATGGTATGAATTCCTTTC
It contains:
- a CDS encoding MarR family winged helix-turn-helix transcriptional regulator — its product is MTNDNKGTNDIDATPSLIQSKRQIERYNLDVDAQAILVASRLMAAGAKLGHAAEIHFSRFGLSTGRYRLLADLEDNEGEELPSQLAEHLGVTRATVTGLIDTLERDGLVSRRTSSEDGRQKSVILTKEGRKKLCEMAPEHFARLEAMVGLLSIEERSVFLDLLGRVTQGISALTDESGESK
- a CDS encoding DinB family protein, giving the protein MKTIQKMYEHLNWANRRILETLQSIEDENQRGRQYFSHILLAEKVWITRLQGSDSSQLPIWSEIDIEVCAELVKQNEESFTAFLTNVANTDLDKIISYTNSKGKEFTNSVRDILTHVALHGQYHRGQINSRLRAEGVEPVTIDFITLVRTKP
- a CDS encoding LysR family transcriptional regulator codes for the protein MMNIEYLDNFLEAVTTKSISKASEKLNLTHTALSKQIRRVEDYFGVDLVSRSPFGIELTEAGSVLFRRIQPLLAELKAIELELQKYAEKKVISLGTIPSLAAYYLPEKIVSLKEKGIEIEITVRNTSEEIVNLLQSKIIDTAVIERLPTHKSFWTHDLFDDPFYVIFPKNHPYVTKDSVALPELVNEPFVVYPANCTIRKTITNNLAKHHITPKIGVEVDFGEFIPGYVAAGAGIAILPKLAAEHLGHDTLKTISITDVNAKRIITLLSASEKTGRLLLQSFK
- a CDS encoding NADPH-dependent F420 reductase; translation: MKVSLLGTGRMGQGLIKVLSPHIKGIIWGSRTPVKVNHLINELKCEGVQSATYEEALEADIIIHSLWFRDLLPFAEENKKKLANKILVDIVNPFTEDFSDFTTEWGTSAAEELQKVIPDTKVVGAFKNTFFKIFDNPLHNGLESDVYVTSDHEESRQTVITLLEPLPFRVFDGGVLKNNRTIERMTLFEREMAIRYGHYPYVSFRLFGNEKTNE